One Synechococcus sp. CC9605 genomic window carries:
- a CDS encoding alpha-amylase family protein, whose protein sequence is MTPALTWWSGTVIYQLIVRSYSDGNGDGTGDFKGLAARLPYLRWLGVNTLWLTPIYPSPLRDGGYDITDFTGIHPDLGDLSSFHRFLTAAHSQGMRVILDLVLNHTSDLHPWFQRARWAPKGSPERDVYVWSDDPKRYAEAPVLFRHFEASNWEWDPVAEQYYLHRFLRHQPDLNYENPWVQDTMLEVVDFWLDRGVDGFRLDAVPFLFESEGTRCEGLPETHAFLTRLRERVDAHGRDVLLLGEAIQPVEEAAPYLADDELHGAFNFVLTAHLFAAIASGRTQQLGECLMQAEQAVSGPRWALPLRNHDELWLGDGHLVSDEVIQTIRVGLPQGQGHWLNWGINRRLAPLLNGDPRSNRLLHGLLYSLPGMPCLYYGDELGMGDWPGLRDRDPNRTPMAWTPARNGGFSTAPDPLLVLPPITAPGYDYRVVNVEVQKQLPGSLLNWHRRMLTCRRLLPALRHGSFRLLYSPHPGVLVYLRCTEAMTVLVAANVTAAGASLSLDLSEWTGERTREVMWGCEFPPAAAEWFVNLPPYGFNWWLIGEVEPAATAA, encoded by the coding sequence ATGACCCCAGCGCTTACGTGGTGGTCAGGGACGGTCATCTATCAGCTGATCGTTCGCAGCTATTCCGATGGGAATGGCGATGGCACCGGTGATTTCAAGGGGCTTGCGGCACGGTTGCCCTATCTGCGTTGGCTGGGGGTTAACACCCTCTGGTTGACCCCGATCTATCCCTCCCCCCTGCGGGACGGGGGCTATGACATCACCGATTTCACCGGAATCCATCCGGATCTGGGGGATCTCTCCTCTTTCCATCGGTTCCTCACGGCGGCCCACAGCCAGGGCATGCGCGTGATTTTGGACCTGGTGCTGAACCACACCAGTGACCTGCATCCCTGGTTCCAGCGGGCCCGCTGGGCTCCTAAGGGCAGTCCTGAACGGGATGTGTACGTCTGGAGCGACGACCCCAAGCGCTACGCCGAGGCACCGGTTCTGTTCCGGCACTTTGAGGCTTCCAACTGGGAGTGGGATCCGGTTGCCGAGCAGTACTACCTGCACCGTTTCCTGCGTCATCAACCCGATCTCAATTACGAGAACCCCTGGGTGCAGGACACGATGCTGGAGGTGGTCGACTTCTGGCTGGATCGCGGCGTCGACGGGTTCCGTCTGGATGCGGTTCCGTTCCTGTTCGAGTCAGAGGGGACCCGCTGCGAGGGGTTGCCGGAAACCCATGCCTTCCTCACGCGTTTGCGGGAGCGGGTGGATGCCCATGGCCGTGATGTGCTCTTGCTGGGAGAGGCGATTCAGCCGGTGGAGGAGGCCGCTCCCTACTTGGCGGATGACGAATTGCACGGCGCCTTCAACTTCGTGCTCACCGCTCATTTGTTTGCCGCCATTGCCAGTGGCCGCACCCAACAGCTCGGAGAGTGTCTGATGCAAGCTGAGCAGGCGGTATCCGGCCCCCGCTGGGCCCTGCCCCTGCGCAATCACGATGAACTCTGGTTGGGGGATGGTCATCTCGTCAGCGATGAGGTGATTCAGACCATCCGGGTGGGCCTGCCCCAGGGGCAGGGGCACTGGTTGAACTGGGGCATCAATCGCCGCCTGGCTCCTCTTCTCAATGGCGATCCACGCTCCAACCGGTTGCTGCATGGGCTCCTCTACAGCCTTCCGGGGATGCCATGTCTGTATTACGGCGATGAACTGGGCATGGGCGACTGGCCCGGTCTGCGGGACCGCGATCCCAATCGCACGCCGATGGCCTGGACGCCGGCTCGCAACGGTGGCTTCTCCACGGCCCCTGATCCGCTGTTGGTGCTGCCCCCCATCACCGCTCCCGGCTACGACTACCGCGTAGTGAATGTGGAGGTGCAGAAGCAGCTGCCCGGGTCGCTGCTGAATTGGCATCGGCGCATGCTCACCTGCCGCCGGCTGCTGCCAGCTCTGCGGCATGGAAGCTTCCGCTTGCTGTACAGCCCCCACCCCGGAGTGCTGGTGTATCTCCGCTGCACCGAGGCGATGACGGTGCTCGTGGCCGCCAATGTCACCGCTGCTGGAGCCTCTCTCAGTTTGGATCTGTCGGAGTGGACCGGCGAGCGCACCCGTGAGGTGATGTGGGGCTGTGAGTTCCCGCCTGCCGCAGCGGAGTGGTTTGTGAACCTTCCTCCCTATGGATTCAACTGGTGGTTGATCGGAGAGGTGGAGCCCGCCGCCACGGCTGCCTGA
- a CDS encoding glycerol-3-phosphate dehydrogenase/oxidase has protein sequence MADHQVDLLVIGAGASGASVAYEATRRGLSVALLEAGDIGGGTSCRSTKLLHGGVRYLELAFKSLDLAQLRLVREALLERSHWLTQAPFLARRLELALPTQQLWGQAYYRVGLGVYDALAGQRSIGHSRLLSQQQMRQALPLLKACQGGVAYSDGQFDDARLNLLLALTAEQQGATLRTRCRVVELETGGMGQLKAAISESATGQRERWCASAFVNATGIRADEIRQMAEADAPPRMLTSRGAHIVLEQNLCPKGVGLLVPSTADGRVLFMLPFHGRTLVGTTDEACSKENATSPSPEEEAYLLNYVRDWFPQLQGPKVSSRWAGGRPLLKPADQGLDSSRVVREHEVETLACGLVSVMGGKWTTCRPMAEDTLTAVERQLGRALPPPEPMPLRGATESLQATLDGLQRQKHQLEALLPDTALRTAQVAHLQSTYGLDGLALIERAEPSRREPISPVIPLCGAELDHAIQREHARSSSDVLARRCRLAMVDLNEAERLRPQVEALLDQAAVAAGSTSPINHQLNP, from the coding sequence ATGGCTGATCACCAGGTTGACCTGCTGGTCATCGGCGCCGGCGCCAGCGGTGCCAGCGTGGCCTATGAAGCAACACGACGGGGGCTGAGCGTGGCCCTGCTCGAGGCCGGAGACATCGGCGGTGGCACCAGTTGCCGCAGCACGAAGCTGCTTCATGGAGGGGTGCGCTACCTGGAGCTAGCCTTTAAAAGTCTGGACCTGGCCCAGCTGAGGCTGGTGCGGGAAGCCCTGCTCGAGCGGAGCCACTGGTTGACCCAGGCACCATTCCTGGCCCGACGACTGGAGCTGGCCCTGCCCACACAACAGCTCTGGGGCCAGGCCTACTACAGAGTTGGGCTGGGGGTGTACGACGCCCTGGCCGGTCAGCGAAGCATCGGCCACAGCCGACTGCTGTCCCAGCAGCAGATGCGTCAGGCCCTGCCTCTGCTGAAGGCGTGTCAGGGCGGCGTGGCCTACAGCGACGGACAGTTCGACGATGCACGCCTCAACCTGCTGTTGGCCCTTACCGCCGAGCAACAGGGGGCAACCCTGCGCACCCGTTGCCGGGTGGTGGAGCTGGAGACTGGCGGCATGGGCCAGCTCAAGGCCGCCATCAGTGAATCCGCCACCGGCCAACGGGAACGCTGGTGTGCCTCGGCATTTGTGAATGCCACGGGCATCCGGGCGGATGAGATCCGCCAGATGGCGGAGGCTGATGCCCCTCCTCGGATGCTCACCAGCCGTGGGGCCCACATCGTGCTGGAGCAGAACCTCTGCCCGAAAGGTGTTGGGCTTCTGGTGCCATCCACCGCGGATGGACGCGTGCTGTTCATGCTCCCCTTCCACGGCCGCACCCTGGTGGGGACGACGGATGAAGCCTGCAGCAAAGAGAACGCCACATCCCCCTCTCCAGAAGAGGAGGCCTACCTGCTCAACTACGTGCGTGACTGGTTTCCCCAGCTCCAGGGTCCGAAGGTGAGCAGCCGATGGGCGGGGGGACGCCCGCTGCTGAAGCCAGCGGACCAGGGCCTGGACAGCAGCCGTGTGGTGCGGGAGCACGAGGTGGAAACGCTGGCCTGCGGCCTGGTGAGCGTGATGGGGGGCAAGTGGACCACCTGCCGGCCGATGGCTGAAGACACCCTGACCGCAGTGGAACGCCAGCTCGGCCGGGCGCTGCCACCCCCTGAACCGATGCCGCTGCGCGGGGCAACGGAGTCGTTGCAGGCAACCCTGGACGGCCTTCAACGCCAGAAACACCAACTCGAGGCCCTGCTCCCCGATACCGCCCTACGGACTGCGCAAGTCGCCCATCTCCAAAGCACCTATGGATTGGACGGCTTGGCTTTGATCGAACGGGCCGAGCCCAGCCGACGCGAGCCCATCAGCCCAGTGATCCCCCTCTGCGGCGCAGAGCTGGACCACGCCATTCAACGGGAACATGCGCGCAGCAGCAGCGATGTGCTGGCCCGCCGCTGCCGTCTGGCCATGGTGGACCTGAACGAGGCCGAACGGCTCAGGCCCCAGGTGGAGGCCCTGCTGGATCAGGCAGCCGTGGCGGCGGGCTCCACCTCTCCGATCAACCACCAGTTGAATCCATAG
- the glpK gene encoding glycerol kinase GlpK encodes MAEQPLLLALDQGTSSSRAALFSSSGDLVISASAPLPISYPADGWVEQDPMAIWTSQRQALVQLDSKLSEPQRKAVVSCGITNQRETTLLWRRSNGLPCGPALVWQDGRTAAICEAWKQQGLEQEWCRRTGLLLDPYFSASKIRWMLDHYQDAQAAAASDDLCFGTVESWLLWQLTGGQRHGSDMSNASRTLLMDLEQQRWVDDFRESTGLPANALPELLPCRGEFGHITTDLPFAGLPIQAMLGDQQAATLGQLCLQPGEGKCTYGTGAFLVINTGDVIRRSDAGLLSTLGWTDAAGTPSFCLEGSLFNAGTVIQWLRDGLQIIDQAPQVNELARSVPDSGGVMLVPAFTGWGTPHWDPQARGVLVGLTRDSGRGHIARAALEGIALSVATLVELAEQALGTGLGELAVDGGAAASDPLLQAQADCTGLTVRRPASLESTARGVALFAGLQAGVISDLEQLAIARRDGAELFHPQMGASERHRWRSRWQDAVSRSLGWHG; translated from the coding sequence ATGGCGGAGCAGCCTCTTCTTCTGGCCCTCGATCAGGGCACCAGCAGCTCCAGAGCCGCGCTGTTCAGCAGCTCCGGAGATCTGGTGATCAGCGCCAGTGCGCCGCTGCCGATTTCCTACCCCGCCGATGGATGGGTGGAACAGGACCCGATGGCGATCTGGACCAGCCAGCGGCAGGCCCTGGTGCAGCTCGATTCGAAGCTCAGCGAACCACAGCGCAAGGCAGTGGTGAGCTGCGGCATCACCAACCAACGGGAAACCACCCTGCTCTGGCGCCGCAGCAATGGCCTCCCCTGTGGCCCGGCCCTCGTCTGGCAGGACGGCCGCACCGCCGCCATCTGCGAGGCCTGGAAGCAGCAGGGACTGGAGCAGGAGTGGTGCCGGCGCACCGGTTTGCTGCTCGACCCCTACTTCAGTGCCAGCAAGATCCGCTGGATGCTCGATCACTACCAGGACGCCCAGGCTGCCGCAGCCAGCGATGACCTCTGTTTCGGAACAGTGGAGAGCTGGCTGCTCTGGCAACTCACCGGCGGGCAGCGCCACGGCAGTGACATGAGCAATGCCAGCCGAACATTGCTGATGGACCTGGAGCAGCAGCGCTGGGTGGATGACTTCCGAGAGTCCACAGGGCTCCCCGCCAACGCTCTGCCCGAACTGCTTCCCTGCCGCGGGGAGTTCGGGCACATCACTACGGATCTTCCCTTCGCAGGCCTACCGATCCAGGCGATGCTCGGCGACCAACAGGCCGCCACCCTGGGCCAGCTCTGTCTGCAGCCCGGAGAAGGCAAGTGCACCTACGGCACGGGAGCCTTTCTGGTGATCAACACCGGTGACGTCATCCGCCGCTCGGATGCGGGGCTGCTCAGCACCCTCGGCTGGACCGATGCCGCCGGAACACCCAGCTTCTGCCTGGAGGGAAGTCTGTTCAACGCCGGCACCGTGATCCAGTGGCTGCGGGATGGGCTGCAGATCATTGATCAGGCCCCTCAGGTGAACGAACTGGCGCGTTCAGTGCCGGATTCGGGAGGGGTGATGCTCGTGCCCGCCTTCACCGGCTGGGGAACACCTCACTGGGATCCCCAGGCACGCGGCGTTCTGGTGGGCCTCACCCGCGACAGCGGACGCGGTCACATCGCCCGAGCAGCGCTGGAGGGAATCGCCCTGTCGGTAGCGACTTTGGTGGAACTTGCCGAGCAGGCCCTTGGCACGGGCCTGGGTGAACTGGCGGTGGATGGTGGCGCCGCGGCCTCGGATCCTCTCCTGCAGGCACAGGCCGATTGCACCGGTCTGACGGTGCGGCGTCCCGCCAGCCTCGAGAGCACCGCCCGGGGGGTGGCGCTGTTCGCAGGCCTTCAGGCTGGGGTGATCAGCGACCTGGAGCAGCTCGCAATCGCACGGAGGGACGGCGCGGAACTGTTCCACCCACAGATGGGTGCATCCGAGCGCCACCGGTGGCGCTCACGCTGGCAGGACGCCGTCTCCAGAAGCCTGGGGTGGCATGGCTGA